A single genomic interval of Amblyraja radiata isolate CabotCenter1 chromosome 3, sAmbRad1.1.pri, whole genome shotgun sequence harbors:
- the LOC116971581 gene encoding probable G-protein coupled receptor 139: MGRLQHSPVEYYYYPILATIGVPVNLLAIVVLSRGKCGFSKCITRYLVAMATADLTVIVCEVILNRIAVLYWRNTILYYTPVCRCILFLSAVAVDCSVWFTVAFTFDRFVAISKENLRSRYCTDRTATVVMVTLCTFFCLQNVPWPFAYNSFYRQNGLLLGCRIGSDFYFLPAWVAFSWMEPLLTPVISFCLILFFNAHTARRILMANLVRRRLRDLSRGDPETESRKRSIILLFAISSSFILLWVTTISHFVYYRCFVGIWGRGLTNPYAKFENIGVLLQLLNTCTNTLIYTVTQGKFRAQLLHALQWPVALTGKFVRHIKSILK; the protein is encoded by the exons ATGGGTCGCCTGCAACACTCGCCGGTTGAATATTACTATTACCCAATCCTGGCAACAATTGGAGTGCCCG TGAATCTACTGGCGATTGTGGTCCTGTCCCGAGGAAAGTGCGGtttctccaaatgcatcactcgttATCTGGTGGCTATGGCGACGGCGGACCTCACGGTGATTGTCTGCGAAGTGATTTTAAATCGGATTGCCGTTCTTTATTGGCGGAACACAATCCTGTACTACACTCCTGTGTGCAGGTGTATTCTCTTCCTGTCCGCGGTGGCCGTGGACTGTTCCGTGTGGTTCACTGTCGCTTTCACATTTGATAGGTTTGTGGCCATCTCCAAAGAGAATCTGAGATCCAGATACTGCACCGACAGAACCGCGACGGTGGTTATGGTGACCCTATGTACCTTCTTCTGTTTACAGAACGTTCCTTGGCCTTTCGCTTATAATTCTTTCTACAGGCAGAATGGTTTACTGTTGGGCTGCCGAATCGGATCGGACTTCTATTTCCTGCCCGCATGGGTCGCATTTTCTTGGATGGAGCCGCTGTTGACCCCAGTGATTTCATTCTGTTTGATTTTGTTCTTTAATGCGCACACGGCGAGACGTATTTTAATGGCCAATCTGGTCCGCAGGAGGCTCCGCGATCTCAGTCGTGGAGACCCGGAGACGGAAAGCCGTAAACGGTCAATAATTTTACTCTTTGCAATTTCCAGCAGCTTCATCCTGCTCTGGGTCACAACTATATCTCATTTTGTTTACTATCGATGTTTCGTCGGAATTTGGGGGCGAGGTTTGACAAACCCTTATGCAAAATTTGAAAACATTGGAGTTCTGCTGCAGCTGCTGAACACGTGTACAAACACACTGATTTACACCGTCACCCAGGGGAAGTTCAGAGCGCAGCTCCTTCACGCACTTCAATGGCCCGTCGCGCTAACTGGAAAGTTTGTGAGACATAtcaaatcaattttaaaatga